In Cydia strobilella chromosome 6, ilCydStro3.1, whole genome shotgun sequence, one DNA window encodes the following:
- the LOC134742418 gene encoding DNA-directed RNA polymerase II subunit RPB11 yields MNAPPTFESFLLYEGEQKVQKEEDTKVTNAAIFTVNKEDHTLGNMIRHQLLKDPKVLFAGYKVPHPLEHKFVLRIQTTSDYTPQEAFMNAITDLTSELSLFEERFKEAIKEKKDGLD; encoded by the exons ATGAACGCACCACCAACATTTGAATCCTTCCTTTTATACGAGGGAGAACAAAA AGTTCAAAAAGAAGAGGATACGAAGGTCACAAATGCCGCAATATTTACTGTCAACAAAGAGGACCACACTCTTGGAAACATGATTAGACA TCAACTCTTGAAAGACCCGAAAGTGCTGTTTGCGGGTTACAAAGTGCCGCATCCCCTGGAGCACAAGTTTGTGCTGCGCATCCAGACCACCTCCGATTACACGCCACAGGAGGCCTTCATGAACGCCATCACTGACCTAACCTCAGAATTGTCTTTGTTTGAAGAGAGATTTAAA GAAGCCATTAAGGAGAAGAAGGATGGATTAGATTAA